From a region of the Dehalococcoidia bacterium genome:
- a CDS encoding FtsX-like permease family protein: MNTIFSVLPLVVRRISANIRLLTAVVVGAVLAAALMSTTSIYTDAIRDLGLSYAIRQSGPNKNNILVRSTSQIARQDLYERNREFIDSSLKKALGRLLAGQTWAGRSSTFFPTPPGGTVPADDGRPRSHFQFLTGIEPHIRVVEGRFPDAAAQAPAGAPTVEVAMPAEVARRNGIRVGDRLDAHPFWRPEAEPVHAQVVGLVEPLDLSEPYWLGLSDFFEFTSPRWQTFPFFVPAETFFGAIAEYLPTMNADFWGMAYLDTGRINARNAEDVRVSLESLERVIAGNVERTATITELPNVLRTFDEKLFFTRIPLLVLVLQIAGIVLYYLFMVSTMLVERQSAEIALFKSRGATTGQVMQIYVIEGLIILLVALGLGPPLAAGVIALLGKTPVFDDLSGGAYLTTRLSTGAYLWAFSGALLAYITLLWPAYQATRRTVVQFKVAASRPPKEAAFTRYYLDLLLVGLGALLFYQLQRRGNLVTEKLFGEQSTDPVSLLTPTFFILTVGIFFLRLFPIALRLGAWLVSKTQATAVLFGTWQLVRNPVHYSRLVLLLMLATAVGMFAASFGATLTTSYEDRAAYVSGAPFRLAGLRKAPAPGPESLARALAERYGAEKASPVVRLDGTQGTAFARTNFRILGIDPAGFRDLGFFRDDFGPPIDTILATLAADTEEPPGIDLPPDARWLALWVNPTSLNGRVGFEAKVRDAEGRYFTYLFGPDGGAELPPGWSFVVADLGRPQAIAGVPFTDPTARPPLRLQSLSIRFFTTVSRPGGAVQIDDLQVSASAGLPAGVPSDRLLNDPQRRFAGLPGATVLADFQDLQRWEVLNGLVADPLPDEVRQAPAPGGGFAAEITWRPVAGQPATHGIRVRGEARPVQVYASEAFMRQSGLAEGQTFQVYINGSYIDVSIAGTFRLFPTLDDPRDNPALVANIRRLETALNRNPRSVIAYPDEVWLSPGPETASRVARDIDAGELLATVFDFEQIRLAQQKDPLIAAGWEGILFISFAAILMLSAIGFLIYSYLTAQKRTLEFAVLRTMGFSRLQIATVVGFEQVFIIGLGMLAGSLMGLRLGSLMIRYMGLTETGDEVVPPMLLHVSWFTAGTALSVLAAVFIVTIGIVVLLYSRLALHRVLRIGET, encoded by the coding sequence GTGAATACCATCTTCAGCGTCCTCCCGCTGGTCGTACGGAGGATTAGCGCCAACATAAGGTTGCTGACCGCCGTGGTCGTCGGGGCCGTCCTGGCCGCGGCGTTGATGTCGACCACCTCCATTTACACGGACGCCATCCGCGACCTCGGGCTCTCCTATGCCATCCGCCAGAGCGGGCCGAACAAGAACAACATCCTCGTCCGCAGCACGTCGCAGATCGCGCGCCAGGACCTCTACGAGCGCAACCGCGAGTTCATCGACTCCTCCCTGAAGAAGGCCCTCGGTCGCCTGCTTGCCGGCCAGACCTGGGCCGGGCGCAGCTCCACCTTCTTCCCGACGCCGCCAGGCGGGACGGTGCCAGCGGACGACGGCCGGCCGAGGTCGCACTTCCAGTTCCTGACGGGAATAGAGCCGCACATCCGCGTCGTCGAAGGCCGCTTCCCCGACGCTGCGGCGCAGGCGCCGGCCGGCGCGCCTACCGTCGAGGTCGCCATGCCCGCGGAGGTCGCGCGACGCAACGGCATCCGCGTCGGCGACCGGCTTGACGCCCACCCCTTCTGGCGGCCGGAAGCGGAGCCTGTCCACGCCCAGGTCGTAGGACTCGTGGAGCCGCTCGACCTCTCGGAGCCCTACTGGCTCGGGCTATCGGACTTCTTCGAGTTCACGAGCCCCCGCTGGCAGACCTTCCCCTTCTTCGTGCCGGCGGAGACCTTTTTCGGCGCAATCGCCGAGTATCTGCCGACCATGAACGCCGACTTCTGGGGGATGGCCTACCTCGACACCGGCCGCATCAACGCCCGCAACGCTGAGGACGTGCGCGTCTCTCTCGAGAGTCTGGAGCGGGTCATAGCGGGCAACGTCGAGCGCACGGCCACGATTACCGAGCTGCCTAACGTCCTGCGCACCTTCGACGAGAAGCTCTTCTTCACGCGCATCCCGCTCCTCGTGCTCGTGCTCCAGATCGCTGGCATCGTCCTCTACTACCTCTTCATGGTCTCGACCATGCTCGTCGAGCGTCAGAGCGCGGAGATCGCGCTGTTCAAGAGCCGCGGCGCTACTACCGGGCAGGTGATGCAGATCTACGTGATCGAGGGCTTGATCATCCTCCTCGTTGCGCTCGGGCTCGGCCCACCCCTTGCCGCGGGCGTGATCGCCCTGCTCGGGAAAACCCCCGTGTTCGACGACCTCAGCGGCGGCGCCTACCTGACGACGCGCCTGTCGACCGGCGCGTATCTCTGGGCCTTCAGCGGCGCCCTGCTCGCGTACATCACCCTGCTCTGGCCGGCCTACCAGGCCACGCGCCGCACGGTGGTGCAGTTCAAAGTGGCGGCATCCCGGCCCCCGAAGGAAGCCGCCTTTACCCGCTACTACTTGGACCTGTTGCTGGTCGGCCTGGGAGCCTTGCTCTTCTACCAGCTGCAGCGGCGCGGCAACCTGGTGACGGAAAAGCTCTTTGGCGAGCAGTCGACGGACCCGGTCTCACTGCTGACACCCACGTTCTTCATCCTCACCGTGGGCATCTTCTTTCTGCGGCTGTTCCCTATCGCGCTCCGTCTCGGCGCCTGGCTGGTCTCGAAGACTCAGGCTACGGCGGTGCTCTTCGGCACCTGGCAGCTGGTCCGCAACCCGGTGCACTACTCCCGCCTGGTCTTGCTCCTCATGCTGGCGACGGCTGTAGGCATGTTCGCCGCGAGCTTTGGGGCCACCCTTACTACCAGCTACGAGGACCGGGCAGCCTATGTGTCCGGCGCCCCCTTCCGCCTTGCCGGCCTGCGCAAGGCCCCGGCTCCGGGACCGGAGTCTCTGGCGCGCGCGCTCGCCGAGAGATACGGGGCCGAAAAGGCGTCACCCGTCGTCCGTCTCGACGGTACACAGGGCACAGCGTTCGCGCGCACGAACTTCCGCATCCTTGGCATAGACCCGGCGGGTTTCCGCGACCTGGGCTTTTTCCGGGACGACTTCGGGCCTCCGATAGACACCATCCTGGCGACCCTTGCCGCAGACACGGAGGAGCCGCCCGGGATCGACCTGCCGCCGGACGCGCGCTGGCTGGCGCTCTGGGTTAACCCCACCTCCCTCAACGGCCGTGTCGGCTTCGAGGCGAAGGTCCGGGACGCCGAGGGGCGCTACTTCACCTATCTCTTCGGCCCCGACGGCGGTGCCGAACTGCCCCCGGGCTGGAGCTTCGTCGTCGCCGACCTCGGCCGGCCCCAGGCGATTGCCGGCGTGCCTTTCACGGACCCAACCGCGCGGCCTCCCCTCCGGTTGCAGTCGCTCTCCATCCGCTTCTTTACCACCGTGTCCCGCCCTGGCGGCGCCGTGCAGATCGATGACCTGCAGGTCAGCGCGTCGGCCGGGCTGCCGGCCGGCGTGCCATCCGACCGGCTGCTCAACGACCCTCAGCGCCGCTTTGCCGGCCTCCCGGGCGCGACGGTGCTTGCGGACTTCCAGGACCTGCAGCGGTGGGAAGTGTTGAACGGGCTCGTCGCCGATCCCCTTCCGGATGAAGTCCGCCAGGCCCCGGCGCCCGGCGGTGGCTTCGCGGCGGAGATCACCTGGCGGCCGGTCGCGGGCCAGCCTGCGACGCACGGAATTCGCGTACGCGGGGAGGCGCGCCCGGTGCAGGTCTATGCCAGCGAGGCCTTCATGAGACAGAGCGGCCTGGCCGAAGGGCAGACGTTCCAGGTGTACATCAACGGCTCCTACATAGACGTGAGCATCGCCGGCACCTTCCGGCTCTTCCCCACCCTCGACGACCCGCGCGACAATCCCGCCCTCGTCGCCAACATCCGCCGCCTGGAGACGGCGTTAAACCGCAACCCGCGCAGCGTGATCGCTTACCCGGATGAGGTCTGGCTCAGCCCCGGTCCGGAGACGGCGTCCAGGGTCGCGCGGGACATCGATGCCGGGGAGTTGCTGGCGACCGTGTTCGACTTCGAACAGATCCGGCTGGCGCAGCAGAAGGACCCGCTCATCGCCGCTGGCTGGGAGGGCATCCTCTTCATCAGCTTTGCAGCCATCCTCATGCTCAGCGCCATCGGCTTCCTGATCTACTCCTACCTCACCGCGCAGAAGCGCACGCTGGAGTTCGCGGTCCTGCGGACGATGGGTTTCTCTCGCCTGCAGATCGCGACCGTCGTCGGCTTCGAGCAGGTGTTCATCATCGGTCTTGGGATGCTGGCGGGCTCGCTTATGGGCCTTCGCCTCGGCAGCCTGATGATCCGTTACATGGGGCTGACCGAGACGGGCGACGAAGTGGTGCCGCCCATGCTGCTGCACGTCAGCTGGTTCACAGCCGGCACCGCCTTGTCCGTACTGGCGGCTGTGTTCATAGTGACCATCGGGATCGTCGTACTACTCTACTCGCGCCTTGCGCTGCACCGCGTGCTGCGCATCGGCGAGACTTAA
- a CDS encoding ABC transporter ATP-binding protein → MAIDLDQRSALAGAEDAQTYILCEDLFKIYKQEELEVVALRGLDLKVRRGELMAIVGASGSGKSTLLNILAGLDVPSAGRAFVGGRNLLTMTPADLVVYRRKEVGFVWQQTSRNIVPYLSAVQNVELPMILEGVEPGPARSRARLLLDAVGLSHRMDAKPDRLSGGEQQRVAIAVALANDPPLLLADEPTGELDSQTASEIFGVFRSLNEQFGVTIMIVTHDPAIANAVDRVVSIRDGRISAESFRRVKFQGREAFVLHDEFAVVDRTGRLQVSREYLEALGINERARLRLEGDHIAIYPESVSFDEDSGA, encoded by the coding sequence ATGGCGATAGACCTGGACCAGCGCTCGGCGCTCGCCGGCGCCGAAGACGCGCAGACCTATATCCTCTGCGAGGACCTCTTCAAGATCTACAAGCAAGAGGAGCTCGAAGTCGTAGCCCTCCGCGGGCTCGACCTCAAGGTGCGGCGCGGCGAGCTAATGGCCATCGTCGGCGCGTCCGGGTCGGGAAAGAGCACCCTCCTGAACATCCTCGCCGGCCTCGATGTCCCGAGCGCTGGCCGCGCCTTCGTTGGCGGGCGCAACCTGCTCACGATGACGCCGGCCGACCTCGTGGTCTACAGGCGGAAGGAGGTCGGTTTCGTCTGGCAGCAGACCTCGCGCAACATCGTGCCCTACCTCTCGGCGGTGCAGAACGTTGAGCTGCCCATGATCCTCGAAGGCGTCGAGCCCGGCCCGGCGCGCTCCAGGGCCCGGCTTCTGCTAGACGCGGTCGGACTCTCGCATCGTATGGACGCCAAGCCAGACCGTCTCTCAGGCGGCGAGCAGCAGCGCGTGGCGATCGCGGTGGCGCTGGCAAACGACCCTCCCTTGCTGCTGGCCGACGAGCCGACCGGCGAGCTCGATTCGCAGACGGCGTCTGAGATCTTCGGCGTATTCCGCTCACTGAACGAGCAGTTCGGCGTGACGATCATGATCGTGACCCATGACCCCGCCATCGCCAACGCCGTCGACCGCGTGGTCTCCATCCGGGACGGACGCATCAGCGCGGAGAGCTTCCGCCGCGTGAAGTTTCAGGGGCGGGAAGCCTTCGTCCTGCACGACGAGTTCGCCGTCGTCGACCGTACCGGCCGCCTGCAGGTCTCCCGCGAATACCTGGAGGCGCTCGGCATCAACGAGCGCGCCCGCCTTCGGCTCGAAGGTGACCACATAGCCATTTACCCCGAGAGCGTCAGTTTCGACGAGGACAGCGGTGCTTGA
- a CDS encoding ABC transporter ATP-binding protein: protein MLEAPIIQVENVSREFQVGTEVIRAVRDVSFSVARGEFLAIIGRSGSGKTTLLNLIAGLDRPTSGRVIIEGQDVSAMSEAELTKLRRHKLGFVFQSFGLLPLLSAYENVEIALRIAGAGLRERAKRAHEVLDMVGLAKRANHRPYELSGGEQQRVAIARALANRPAIILADEPTGELDSNTAASIFRLLVEIAASENVTIVTTTHDRMVMERAGRVIELSDGMLLPEPRAFAPARKQAVSVAFTPPSAPPVTRPVFERPPEPQPEDDHARWAPPERSKRPIYQPPPPPREPL, encoded by the coding sequence GTGCTTGAGGCGCCCATCATCCAGGTCGAAAACGTCAGCCGCGAGTTCCAGGTCGGGACAGAGGTCATCCGCGCCGTCCGCGACGTCTCCTTCTCGGTGGCGCGCGGTGAGTTCCTCGCGATCATCGGCCGCTCGGGCTCAGGGAAGACAACGCTCCTGAACCTGATCGCCGGGCTCGACAGGCCCACGAGCGGCCGTGTGATCATCGAGGGCCAGGACGTCTCGGCGATGAGCGAGGCTGAGCTGACGAAGCTCCGGCGGCACAAGCTGGGCTTCGTCTTCCAATCCTTCGGCCTCCTGCCGCTGTTGTCGGCTTACGAGAACGTCGAGATCGCCTTGCGCATTGCCGGCGCCGGCCTGCGCGAGCGCGCGAAGCGGGCGCATGAGGTGCTCGACATGGTAGGCCTGGCGAAGCGCGCCAACCACCGCCCCTACGAGCTCTCCGGCGGCGAACAGCAGCGTGTTGCCATCGCCCGCGCCCTGGCGAACCGCCCCGCCATCATCCTTGCCGACGAACCCACGGGCGAGCTCGACTCGAACACGGCGGCGTCCATCTTCAGGCTCCTGGTCGAGATCGCCGCAAGCGAGAACGTGACCATCGTGACGACCACCCACGACCGCATGGTCATGGAGCGGGCGGGGCGCGTAATCGAGTTGTCCGACGGCATGCTTCTCCCGGAGCCGAGAGCGTTCGCGCCCGCGCGCAAGCAAGCTGTCAGCGTCGCCTTCACTCCTCCTTCGGCGCCGCCGGTGACCAGGCCTGTCTTCGAGCGGCCGCCGGAGCCACAGCCGGAGGACGACCACGCGCGCTGGGCGCCTCCGGAGCGGAGCAAGCGGCCCATCTATCAACCCCCACCACCGCCGCGCGAACCCCTGTGA
- a CDS encoding thermonuclease family protein, whose amino-acid sequence MRLRARRLPAWAFVLLLIGSVTLVTGIPYAIASKDARAPDWEQVRTSLPLPPGVSIGQLEKATVYDVIDGDTIDVLIDRRLERVRYFGVDTPEVGADCYRDAVERNRRLTGRTVYLLPDARERDRFGRLLRYVFKEDGTSVDATLVAEGMGLAWREDGRYRDQIVGLEQEARAAGRGCLWKAD is encoded by the coding sequence ATGAGGTTGCGCGCGCGCCGGCTGCCAGCCTGGGCCTTCGTCCTCCTCCTTATCGGGTCCGTGACCCTGGTCACGGGCATCCCCTACGCTATCGCCAGCAAGGACGCGCGCGCCCCGGACTGGGAGCAGGTCCGCACCAGCCTTCCCCTGCCTCCAGGGGTCAGCATCGGCCAGCTCGAGAAGGCCACGGTCTATGACGTGATCGACGGCGACACCATCGATGTCCTCATCGATCGCCGCCTCGAGCGGGTGCGCTACTTCGGCGTCGATACGCCTGAAGTCGGCGCCGACTGCTACCGCGACGCCGTCGAGCGCAACAGGCGCCTCACTGGCCGGACGGTCTACCTGCTGCCGGACGCGCGCGAGCGCGACCGCTTCGGCCGCCTCCTGCGCTACGTGTTCAAGGAAGACGGCACATCGGTAGACGCGACGCTGGTTGCCGAGGGCATGGGCCTGGCCTGGCGCGAGGACGGCCGCTACCGGGACCAGATCGTGGGTCTCGAGCAGGAAGCCAGGGCCGCGGGCCGAGGCTGCCTCTGGAAGGCGGACTGA
- a CDS encoding DUF3108 domain-containing protein, with protein MKSSLLRALGLPLILTLAAACGGGEDAPTMDIVGSIPWGQTESLDYVLKERGREVATGTLSLTVEGSQTRLLQRYTSGANSDEITVVVDSKTLKPLSSTRVIQGPEDRETLTVSYTEQGALIRQGERQSGLSVPEHAYDNDSSLFLWRTIDFREGYEARYVTIITNRRSRQTVELRVRGKEQVTVPAGTFTAWRLEIKGANAEQVAWYADTPTRPLVKYDNDRGTVFELQTRP; from the coding sequence TTGAAGTCCTCGCTACTCAGGGCCCTGGGCCTACCACTAATCCTGACGCTCGCCGCCGCCTGTGGCGGCGGCGAGGATGCGCCCACGATGGACATCGTCGGCTCAATACCCTGGGGGCAGACGGAGAGCCTGGATTATGTCCTCAAAGAGCGCGGTCGAGAGGTGGCCACGGGCACCCTCAGCCTGACCGTGGAGGGCAGCCAGACGCGGCTGCTCCAACGGTACACGAGCGGAGCCAACAGTGATGAGATCACGGTCGTCGTCGACAGCAAGACCCTGAAGCCGCTCTCCTCCACGCGGGTCATCCAGGGCCCGGAAGACAGGGAGACCCTGACCGTCTCGTACACGGAGCAGGGCGCGCTGATCAGGCAGGGCGAGCGCCAGAGCGGCCTGAGCGTGCCCGAGCACGCCTACGACAACGACAGCTCACTGTTTCTCTGGCGCACGATCGACTTCCGGGAAGGCTACGAGGCGCGCTATGTGACGATCATCACCAACCGGCGCAGCCGCCAGACGGTGGAACTGCGCGTCAGGGGCAAGGAGCAGGTAACCGTCCCGGCCGGGACGTTCACTGCCTGGCGCCTGGAGATCAAAGGCGCGAACGCCGAGCAAGTGGCCTGGTACGCGGACACGCCCACCCGGCCCCTGGTCAAGTACGACAACGACCGCGGGACGGTCTTCGAGCTTCAGACGCGGCCTTAG
- the ltaE gene encoding low-specificity L-threonine aldolase, producing the protein MKVIDLRSDTVTHPTPAMREAMFRAEVGDDVLGDDPTVKRLEKMAAERMGKEAAVYVASGTMANLVSLLAHCQRGDEAIVGSESHILHHEVASAAGVGGIQLREVRNDEAGRVDADEVRRLIRSPDIHSPRTGLVCLENTHNRCGGAAVPQSVTAAVARVAREAGIPLHIDGARVFNAAIALETTPADLAREADSISFCLSKGLSAPIGSLVCGSGEFITRARKARKMLGGGMRQVGVIAAAGIVALEEMVDRLAEDHANARVLAEGLASIPGIKLDPASVQTNIVIFDLEGIERSALQQALRERGVLCTGVPPKVRMVTHYGIERADIEEALERTREAVASLS; encoded by the coding sequence ATGAAGGTAATTGACCTCCGCAGCGACACCGTCACGCACCCAACGCCCGCCATGCGCGAAGCGATGTTCCGCGCCGAGGTCGGGGACGACGTGCTGGGTGACGACCCGACCGTCAAACGGCTCGAGAAGATGGCGGCGGAGCGCATGGGCAAGGAGGCCGCCGTCTACGTGGCAAGCGGCACCATGGCGAACCTGGTGTCGCTGCTCGCGCACTGTCAGCGCGGCGACGAAGCCATCGTGGGCAGCGAGTCGCACATCCTCCACCACGAGGTCGCGAGTGCCGCTGGCGTCGGCGGCATTCAGCTGCGGGAGGTCCGGAACGACGAGGCCGGCCGGGTTGACGCCGACGAGGTGAGGCGGCTGATCCGCTCGCCGGACATCCACAGCCCGCGCACAGGCCTGGTGTGCCTGGAGAACACTCACAACCGTTGTGGCGGCGCGGCCGTGCCCCAGAGCGTCACCGCCGCCGTCGCCCGCGTCGCGCGCGAAGCGGGCATACCCCTGCACATCGACGGGGCGCGGGTCTTCAACGCCGCCATTGCCCTCGAGACGACCCCGGCCGACTTGGCGCGGGAGGCGGACTCGATCAGCTTCTGCCTCTCGAAGGGACTCTCGGCTCCCATCGGCTCCCTGGTCTGCGGCAGCGGAGAGTTCATCACACGCGCTCGCAAGGCCCGGAAGATGCTCGGCGGCGGGATGAGACAGGTCGGGGTAATCGCGGCCGCGGGAATCGTGGCGCTCGAAGAGATGGTGGACCGCCTGGCCGAAGACCACGCGAACGCCCGCGTCCTGGCGGAAGGGCTCGCCTCGATCCCCGGCATCAAGCTTGACCCGGCGTCCGTGCAGACAAACATCGTGATCTTCGACCTCGAAGGCATCGAACGCTCGGCGCTTCAGCAGGCGCTGAGGGAGCGGGGTGTGCTGTGCACGGGGGTGCCGCCCAAGGTCCGCATGGTCACGCACTACGGCATCGAGCGCGCCGACATCGAGGAGGCGCTCGAACGTACGAGAGAGGCCGTCGCATCGCTTTCTTGA
- a CDS encoding glycosyltransferase family 2 protein gives MSQEEPRLSSVSAFFPCYNDANTIPGLVRTVEAALKRLTDDYEIIVVDDGSSDGSREVVRALMAEVPGLRLIEHEKNRGYGGALKSGFEHAEKDYVFYTDGDGQYDPSEIAALAREMRPGVDVVNGYKLSRQDPWYRQLIGSLYQHTTRVLFALPIRDVDCDFRLLRRSVFERVSLESSNGSICIELVRKLKDSGCRMVEVPVHHYARAYGTSEFFKPKRIARALAGMARWYIRLVLLREQKRRVRDSARRARIAEDAEALG, from the coding sequence GTGTCCCAGGAGGAACCGCGGCTCTCCAGCGTCAGCGCTTTCTTCCCCTGCTACAACGACGCCAACACAATCCCCGGCCTCGTGCGCACGGTCGAGGCGGCCCTGAAGCGCCTGACGGATGACTACGAGATCATCGTGGTCGACGACGGCAGCAGCGACGGCAGCCGCGAGGTGGTGCGGGCGTTGATGGCGGAAGTGCCTGGCCTGCGGCTCATCGAGCACGAGAAGAACCGCGGCTACGGCGGCGCGCTCAAGAGCGGCTTCGAGCACGCAGAAAAGGACTACGTCTTCTACACCGACGGCGACGGCCAGTACGACCCTTCAGAGATCGCAGCCCTGGCGCGCGAGATGCGCCCCGGCGTTGACGTCGTGAACGGCTACAAGCTCTCGCGCCAGGACCCCTGGTATCGCCAGCTGATCGGCAGCCTCTACCAGCACACGACGCGCGTCCTTTTCGCGCTCCCCATCCGTGACGTCGACTGCGACTTCCGCCTCTTGAGGCGCTCCGTGTTCGAACGAGTAAGCCTCGAGTCCAGCAACGGCTCGATCTGTATCGAACTGGTGCGCAAGTTGAAGGACTCAGGCTGCAGGATGGTGGAGGTGCCCGTGCACCACTACGCCCGCGCCTACGGCACCTCCGAGTTCTTCAAGCCGAAGCGCATCGCCCGCGCGCTCGCCGGCATGGCTCGCTGGTACATCCGCCTCGTGCTCCTGCGGGAGCAGAAGCGCCGCGTGCGCGACAGCGCCCGCCGGGCGCGCATAGCGGAGGACGCCGAGGCGTTGGGGTAA
- a CDS encoding methyltransferase domain-containing protein, whose translation MEPAEYDYMFHLEDAYWWYVGMRRIARTLLQRQLRDGRRGLRILDAGAGTGGSLQLLKDYGEVTAFDFAPQAAEMYARREKGRICVASIDSIPFRDNSFDLVTSFDVVCQLEETSEQAAFRELWRVLRPGGGLMVRVPAFQFLHGPHDVVLHTRHRYSAGEMAAKLAGAGFRDVKTTYANTFLFPVALARRLASKALRMRPTDSDVRPVPGPVNAAFTAVLTLESAILSRTRLPFGLSVIAVATKP comes from the coding sequence TTGGAGCCCGCCGAATACGACTACATGTTCCATCTGGAGGACGCGTACTGGTGGTACGTGGGCATGCGCCGCATCGCCCGGACCCTCCTCCAGAGACAACTCCGGGACGGCCGCCGCGGCCTGAGGATCCTCGACGCCGGAGCCGGCACCGGAGGCTCTCTTCAACTCCTCAAGGACTACGGTGAGGTCACTGCCTTCGACTTCGCCCCTCAGGCGGCGGAAATGTACGCCCGCCGCGAAAAGGGACGGATCTGCGTCGCCAGCATCGACTCCATCCCCTTCCGGGACAATTCCTTCGACCTCGTTACCTCCTTCGACGTCGTCTGCCAGCTCGAGGAGACGTCGGAGCAGGCGGCATTCCGCGAGCTGTGGCGCGTGCTGCGACCGGGAGGCGGCTTGATGGTGCGCGTCCCCGCCTTTCAGTTCCTCCACGGCCCCCACGATGTTGTCCTCCACACGAGGCATCGTTACTCTGCGGGAGAGATGGCGGCCAAGCTCGCTGGCGCAGGCTTCCGGGACGTCAAGACCACCTATGCCAACACCTTCCTCTTCCCGGTGGCCCTCGCGCGCCGCCTGGCCTCGAAGGCCCTGCGCATGCGGCCGACGGACTCGGACGTGCGGCCGGTGCCGGGCCCGGTGAACGCGGCCTTCACTGCCGTCCTCACCCTCGAGTCCGCCATCCTCTCGCGGACGCGCCTGCCCTTTGGCCTGTCCGTAATCGCCGTCGCGACCAAGCCATGA
- a CDS encoding NAD-dependent epimerase/dehydratase family protein, with protein MTTDLLRTPDPEPLFADRRLEAYRGTRALVTGGLGFIPSNVVHALTTLGCSVVVVDSLAPGQGGNRFNLSGIEDRVDVRIADIRDDAAMTDAVKGCDFVFNMAAAVSHLDSLDDPFPDFEVNARGNLQVLEVIRKHAPGARVVYAGTRSEYGLIQSTPVSEAHPLLPTESNSANKAVATLYHVAYHIAHGLHTVSMRLTNTYGPRMLVQHYRQGFINWFVRLAIEGATFRLYGDGTQVRDFVYVDDTVRALLLAPIVPGTAGQVFNVGSGKPVSLRETAETLISITGRGSIEYVPFPEDAKRIEIGDYVADTQKINQVLDWRPLVSLRDGLERSIRYYEAFQEHYW; from the coding sequence ATGACCACCGACCTCCTGCGGACGCCAGACCCGGAGCCGCTGTTCGCTGACCGCCGGCTCGAAGCCTACCGGGGGACGCGGGCCCTCGTGACGGGCGGCCTTGGCTTCATTCCGAGCAACGTCGTGCACGCGCTTACGACCCTTGGCTGCAGCGTCGTCGTCGTCGACTCCCTGGCGCCGGGACAGGGCGGTAACCGCTTCAACCTCAGCGGCATCGAGGACCGGGTAGACGTGCGGATCGCGGACATCCGGGACGACGCCGCCATGACGGACGCGGTGAAGGGCTGCGACTTCGTCTTCAACATGGCGGCGGCCGTGAGCCACCTCGATAGCCTCGATGACCCCTTCCCGGACTTCGAGGTCAACGCCCGCGGCAACCTGCAGGTGCTGGAGGTCATCCGAAAGCACGCGCCAGGCGCGCGCGTGGTCTACGCGGGTACACGCAGCGAGTACGGGCTCATCCAGTCGACGCCGGTCAGCGAAGCCCACCCCCTCCTGCCAACCGAGTCCAACAGCGCCAACAAGGCTGTCGCCACCCTGTATCACGTCGCTTATCACATCGCCCACGGCCTGCACACGGTGAGCATGAGGCTGACGAACACCTATGGCCCGCGGATGCTGGTGCAGCACTACCGCCAGGGCTTCATCAACTGGTTCGTCCGCCTGGCGATAGAAGGCGCTACCTTCCGCCTTTATGGCGACGGCACCCAGGTCCGCGACTTCGTCTACGTGGACGACACCGTGCGGGCCCTTCTGCTGGCGCCTATCGTGCCCGGCACGGCCGGCCAGGTCTTCAACGTTGGCAGCGGCAAGCCGGTGTCCCTGCGGGAGACCGCTGAGACCCTGATCTCGATCACGGGCCGGGGCAGCATCGAGTACGTCCCCTTCCCGGAAGACGCCAAGCGCATAGAGATCGGCGACTACGTCGCCGATACGCAAAAGATCAACCAGGTGCTGGATTGGCGGCCCCTGGTCTCCCTCCGGGACGGCCTCGAGCGCAGCATACGCTACTACGAGGCCTTCCAGGAGCACTACTGGTGA